A window of Plutella xylostella chromosome 19, ilPluXylo3.1, whole genome shotgun sequence contains these coding sequences:
- the LOC105388025 gene encoding protein FAM91A1, whose amino-acid sequence MEDEVEDCIRKKIQWPQLPASVKRLLGDSPKEYEKYIVEFSISNQLRFRGSLVRTVRKDEKKYYEVLIHNSIQRLMLFPYHLADMIVKGLRITPFIYYTEVVALLIEQEKSYDTMPNFTAADCLRLLGIGRNEYLELVAKSRSLGRRSRAKAIRSLLPRVPCNVPIQPWWRIELGFVLEEDVKPLYESEKALIDLLIDRGSQTAGTVDYNVVKNLYRRGLIYLDVPITTADKVAVPPLKGFVMNRVAGDYFETLLYKVFVSIDEHTTVAELAAVLQVDSELVQQAVSLYCRLGFARSLAPPPVAPPHPSWTHAVTSHTHQPYRQITPLTFDPSAEEDALQMEPVLIKQNQPSSSKQTISDLGESSGGAAGTKRVALLFDSTLAAYLMMGNLSPDLKIHAVTLFEVGKLCDESLDSLLIELDKVAQDPEIEGEARRYLAAALCLRSALRALRPRLRPLDLLRCEALHALGAAARARLLTTKYRLAISVAPLCRGARAGSAAGSLPHLGPAPAEAASPWMRLYLYHVAGYGPPTLLLCKGTQLRGVPRILLGFSRLLVIWWGAEVALETATGTSSALPAAAALSAANAALQRGPVMIQAIGVRSAASLKHVMFPPDADTDPESLALWSRHGGLRRLSRRLRLQRAPGYVTLADIGVPDLGCARPPAQVTLCE is encoded by the exons ATGGAAGACGAAGTAGAAGACTGTATCAGGAAGAAGATACAGTGGCCTCAGCTCCCTGCATCAGTAAAAAGG CTACTAGGTGATTCTCCAAAAGAATATGAGAAGTACATTGTTGAGTTTAGTATAAGCAATCAGCTGAGGTTTAGGGGAAGCCTTG TCCGCACTGTCCGGAAAGATGAGAAGAAGTATTATGAGGTCCTCATACACAACAGCATACAGAGGCTCATGTTGTTTCCATATCACTTAGCCGATATGATTGTAAAAG gTCTAAGAATAACCCCCTTTATTTACTACACGGAAGTGGTGGCCCTGCTCATTGAACAGGAGAAGAGCTACGACACCATGCCCAACTTCACTGCTGCAgatt GCCTAAGACTCTTGGGCATAGGTCGCAACGAGTACCTGGAGCTAGTAGCCAAGTCCAGGTCTCTCGGCCGCCGCTCCCGCGCCAAGGCCATCCGGTCCTTGCTGCCTCGCGTGCCCTGCAATGTGCCGATACAGCCGTGGTGGCGGATCGAACTGGGGTTTGTGCTGGAGGAAGATGTAAAG CCTCTGTATGAGAGCGAGAAGGCGCTAATAGACTTGCTAATCGACCGCGGCTCGCAGACCGCCGGCACCGTCGACTACAACGTCGTTAAGAACCTCTACAG ACGAGGCCTAATCTACCTGGACGTCCCCATCACGACGGCGGACAAAGTAGCAGTTCCACCTCTGAAGGGGTTCGTGATGAACCGCGTCGCCGGCGACTACTTCGAGACGCTTCTGTACAAGGTCTTCGTGTCTATAGACGAGCATACGACGGTTGCTGAACTGGCTGCTGTGTTGCAG GTGGACAGCGAGCTAGTCCAGCAGGCGGTCTCGCTGTACTGCCGGCTGGGGTTCGCGCGCTCgctggcgccgccgcccgtcGCGCCGCCGCACCCCTCCTGGACCCACGCCGTCACCTCGCACACGCACCAACC CTACCGTCAAATAACCCCGCTGACGTTTGACCCGAGCGCGGAGGAGGACGCGCTGCAGATGGAGCCCGTGCTCATCAAGCAGAACCAGCCCAGCTCTTCTAAACAG ACTATAAGCGACCTGGGTGAGAGTTCCGGCGGCGCTGCCGGCACCAAGCGCGTCGCACTGCTGTTCGACTCCACACTGGCTGCTTACTTGATGATGGGCAACCTGTCTCCG GATCTCAAAATTCACGCGGTGACTCTGTTTGAAGTTGGAAAATTGTGTGATGAAAGTCTGGACAGTCTTCTTATAGAATTGgataaa GTAGCGCAAGACCCAGAGATCGAGGGCGAGGCGCGCCGCTACCTAGCAGCGGCCCTGTGTCTCCGCTCGGCGCTGCGCGCGCTGCGGCCGCGGCTGCGCCCGCTGGACCTGCTGCGCTGCGAGGCGCTGCACGCGCTGGGCGCCGCCGCCAGGGCCCGGCTGTTGACTACTAAGTATAG GCTAGCGATATCAGTGGCGCCACTGtgccgcggcgcgcgcgcgggctCGGCGGCCGGCTCGCTCCCGCATCTCGGGCCTGCCCCCGCCGAGGCCGCCTCGCCGTGGATGCGGCTCTACTTGTACCATGTGGCTGGGTATGGACCGCCTACGCTGCTGTTGTGTAAAG GCACCCAACTCCGAGGCGTCCCGCGCATCCTACTCGGCTTCTCCCGCCTCCTAGTCATCTGGTGGGGGGCGGAAGTGGCCCTGGAGACCGCTACAGGCACATCTAGCGCTTTGCCCGCCGCCGCAGCGCTTTCCGCTGCCAACGCAGCGCTGCAGCGCGGGCCCGTCATGATACAGGCTATAGGGGTTAGGAGTGCGGCGAGCTTGAAGCATGTCATGTTTCCGCCTGATGCTGATACTGATCCTG AATCGCTAGCCCTCTGGTCGCGTCACGGCGGGCTGCGGCGGCTGTCGCGGCGGCTGCGGCTGCAGCGCGCGCCCGGCTACGTGACGCTGGCCGACATCGGCGTGCCCGACCTGGGCtgcgcgcgcccgcccgcaCAAGTCACATTGTGTGAGTGA
- the LOC105391997 gene encoding protein FAM91A1 has translation MAHIGCLWSRHGGCGCSARPATYLLSAVASRRLRLQRAPGYVTLADIGVPDLGCARPPTQVTLLQPKKRKEVCGMAKPISEMSISSTESAEDYNKMIRLQSPIESHFAVTPTVESKTGSPANGFTTLEGGQLLCEELDNLAIDNEQTHRSKESIAGSDDLIPINSSSASIEDLKKENSRSKESIDDVVPIVSSAASVENLKSEQSFNQLSDLLSPAEESISMFTQLSDKLTEMTTEGDSGVDTAHNYSDDEACRPEKWTILDLQFGIPLFDETLCEKICKCIVERIARPEILDKVKEDNEFICSDVLKFVSQCQYYPGEDMGIVKRGILVPLPRKNLCFENGRITEWTGK, from the exons ATGGCACATATTGGTTGTCTGTGGTCGCGCCACGGCGGCTGCGGCTGCAGCGCGCGCCCGGCTAC ATATTTGTTGTCTGCGGTCGCGTCGCGGCGGCTGCGGCTGCAGCGCGCGCCCGGCTACGTGACGCTGGCCGACATCGGCGTGCCCGACCTGGGCTGCGCGCGCCCGCCCACACAGGTCACGCTGT TGCAACCGAAAAAGCGGAAAGAAGTATGTGGCATGGCGAAACCGATCAGCGAAATGTCCATATCGTCTACCGAGTCCGCCGAGGATTACAACAAAATGATCCGTCTTCAGTCTCCCATAGAGTCGCATTTCGCAGTCACCCCCACTGTGGAGAGCAAGACGGGGTCGCCAGCCAATGGATTCACTACTTTAGAAGGAGGTCAGTTACTATGCGAGGAGTTGGACAACCTGGCCATAGACAACGAACAAACGCACAGAAGCAAGGAGTCTATAGCCGGAAGTGACGACTTAATACCCATAAACTCATCTTCTGCAAGCATTGAAGATTTGAAAAAGGAAAACTCTAGAAGCAAAGAGTCGATAGATGATGTCGTGCCAATAGTATCGAGCGCGGCGAGTGTAGAGAATTTAAAATCAGAACAGTCCTTCAACCAGTTGAGCGATTTATTGAGTCCGGCGGAGGAGTCTATATCGATGTTTACTCAGTTGTCGGATAAGTTGACGGAGATGACGACAGAGGGCGACAGTGGCGTCGATACCGCGCATAACTACTCTGATGATGAGGCGTGCAGGCCTGAG aAATGGACGATATTAGACCTCCAATTTGGAATACCCCTATTTGATGAAACCTTATGTGAGAAGATTTGTAAGTGCATTGTGGAGAGGATAGCCAGGCCTGAAAT attGGACAAAGTGAAGGAAGACAATGAATTTATATGTTCCGATGTACTGAAGTTTGTGTCCCAGTGTCAG TATTACCCTGGTGAAGACATGGGCATCGTGAAGCGAGGCATCCTGGTTCCTCTACCGAGAAAGAATTTATGTTTCGAAAACGGCCGCATTACAGAGTGGACTGGTAAATGA
- the LOC105391986 gene encoding BAG family molecular chaperone regulator 2, which yields MEVDQYAMAVCEWQGEGSRLPLIDESSALLPQAPKDRLVAVLDQVEMRVERLRRDTVRIEEEKDSLLSTLDSVRHSDLLGDVTDCDKEDIMRYAERILARAMTVEVAVRTDRDAMQEEALHQVNLYIDQLVMSVHDDAVIAHTRCQTYMNACTSQPDPASGTDKNFESAILGCTLDDQKRVKKRLQGLLEYFAKLNVTSCS from the exons ATGGAGGTGGACCAGTACGCCATGGCGGTGTGCGAGTGGCAAGGCGAGGGCTCGCGGCTGCCGCTCATCGACGAGTCGTCAGCGTTGCTCCCACAGGCACCCAAAGACAG ACTGGTAGCAGTACTGGACCAGGTGGAGATGCGCGTGGAGCGCCTGCGCCGGGATACGGTGCGGATCGAGGAGGAGAAGGACTCCCTGCTGTCCACGCTGGACAGTGTCAGGCATTCCGACCTACTTGGAGATGTCACTGACT GCGACAAGGAGGACATAATGCGGTACGCGGAGCGCATCCTGGCGCGCGCCATGACGGTGGAGGTGGCTGTGCGCACCGACCGCGACGCCATGCAGGAGGAGGCGCTGCATCAG GTGAATCTCTACATCGACCAGCTAGTGATGTCCGTCCACGACGACGCAGTAATCGCTCACACCCGCTGCCAGACCTACATGAACGCGTGCACATCGCAGCCGGACCCCGCCTCGGGCACCGACAAGAACTTCGAGTCGGCCATCCTCGGCTGCACGCTTGATGACCAGAAGCGCGTCAAGAAACGTCTGCAGGGCTTGCTCGAATACTTCGCGAAGCTGAATGTGACGTCGTGCTCGTGA